The DNA region GCAGAACAGCTGAATAAAGATGGTATTACTGCTTCAGCTATTCACGGTAATAAAAGTCAGGGCGCCCGCACCCGCGCGTTGGATGAGTTTAAGAACGGTAAAATTCGCGTACTGGTTGCTACTGATATTGCTGCTCGTGGTCTGGATATCGATCATCTGCCTCACGTAGTTAACTATGAGCTGCCAAACGTACCGGAAGATTATGTTCACCGCATTGGTCGTACCGGTCGTGCAGAATGTACCGGAGAGGCAGTTTCTTTAGTTTGTGTTGATGAACATAAACTGCTGCGTGATATTGAACGCTTACTGAAGTTTGAAGTTGCGCGTATCGCGTTACCGGGTTATGAGCCAGATCCAACTATTAAAGCCGAACCGATTATCAATGGTCGTCAGGGCAGAGGTCAGGGACAAGGACAAGGTGGACGTCCAAATTCAGGTCGCTCTCGTCCGGCAACTGGTCAAACAGCAGGTCGTAGTGACAATAGTCCATGGGGTAATAAATCTGAAGGACGAGGTGACAATAAGCCACGTAATCAGAAGCCCCGCTCGGATAAACCTGCTCAACAAAGACGCGCTTCGTTCGCTGGCGCTCGCCGTTCGGAGTCAGCGGGTAGTTAAATACTGCTAGTAAATTTGATGTAGAAAGGCCACAGGCATATACCTGTGGCCTTTTGGATAAAGATGAAGCCTGATGGCTTACTTTTGTGTCTTAAAATAGCTAATAGTCCGGCCAGGCCCGACACGCACTGTAGCTAAGTAGATGGCTCTTCCGGCCGAGCATGTTGTTGATATGGGTACGTAGATTTTACGACCGGAATATCCATTGATGCTATGTAATAGTAATCAAAAAGGCCACGAACATAAATTGTTGGTGGCCTTTATTATTGTGTACAGACTAATCAGTTATTAATTCCCTGACTACGCAAGTAATCATCATAATTACCGCTGAAGTCGGTGACTTTCTCTGGTGTAATTTCGATGATACGTGTTGCCAGTGAGCTAACAAATTCACGGTCGTGAGAGACGAAAATCAGCGTTCCCTGATACAGCTCCAGCGCCATATTCAGTGATTCGATAGATTCCATATCCAGGTGGTTGGTTGGTTCGTCCATAATCAGAATGTTAGGACGAGTCATCATCAGTTTACCAAACAGCATGCGGCCTTTTTCACCACCGGACAGAACTTTGATCGACTTCTTGATATCGTCCTGAGAGAACAACAGACGACCTAATACGCTGCGTACCGATTGTTCATCATCGTTAGGCTGCATCCACAGGCTCATCCAGTCAAACACGGTCATATCGATTTCAAAATCAGAGGCGTGATCCTGAGCATAATAACCAATGCTGGCGTTTTCAGACCATTTCAGGCGTCCTGAATCTGGCGTTAGTTCACCCATTAAGGTTTTCAGCAGGGTAGTTTTACCCACGCCGTTGGTACCCAGTACCGCAACTTTTTCACCCACTTCCAGCATCATATTGATGTTTTTGAACAGTGGGGCGTTACCGTCATAACCTTTTGACAGGTTTTCCACTTCTAGCGCATTACGGAATAGTTTCTTATCCTGTTCAAAACGGATAAATGGATTCTGACGGCTGGAAGCCTTCACTTCTTCCAACTGAATCTTATCTATTTGACGTGCACGGGATGTGGCCTGACGAGATTTTGAGGCGTTGGCACTAAAGCGGCTAACGAAAGATTGCAGTTCGTTAATCTGAGCTTTTTTCTTAGCATTGTCTGCCAGCAGACGCTCGCGAGCCTGAGTTGAAGCGGTCATATACTCATCATAGTTACCCGGATAGACACGAAGTTCACCGTAGTCCAAATCGGCCATGTGGGTACATACCATATTCAGAAAGTGACGGTCATGGGAAATGATGATCATGGTGCTGTTACGGTCGTTCAGCGTTTGTTCCAACCAGCGAATGGTATCAATATCCAGGTTGTTGGTTGGTTCGTCGAGCAGCAGAATATCCGGATCGGCAAATAGAGCCTGAGCCAGTAATACCCGCAGTTTCCAGCCGGGAGCGACTTCGCTCATTGGGCCATAGTGCTGTTCTACCGGAATACCGACACCTAATAACAGTTCACCGGCACGGGACTCCGCAGTATATCCATCCATCTCACCGTATTGAACTTCCTGATCGGCAACTTTTAACCCATCTTCTTCACTCATTTCTGGCAGATTATAGATGCGGTCACGCTCTTCTTTGACTTGCCAAAGTTCAGAGTGGCCCATAATCACGGTATCCAGCACACTGTACTCTTCATAGGCGAACTGATCTTGTTTCAGTTTACCTAAGCGTTCGTTTGGATCGAGGAATACGTTACCGCCAGAAGGGGCTAAGTCTCCACCCAGAATCTTCATAAAGGTGGATTTACCACTACCGTTAGCACCAATTAAACCGTAGCGATTACCGCCGCCAAATTTGACCGAAATGTTTTCAAACAGCGGCTTGGAGCCAAACTGCATAGTAATATTATTGCTAATTAACAAGACGAATACTCATAGTTGAAAGTGTGATATTAGGCACATTATGCCACAGATTGCGGTCGTTTAGGCATCCCTGTGAGCAGACTATTTTTTCTGCATATTTTTGGAGTATTTATAACAAGGAATAATTAAATTCTATAAATAGAAAAAGGGGCATCAATTAATTTCATATTTTATTATTTTATTGTGTTTATCTACTGAACCCATTGTCAGACAGCGGTCTCAGCAATATGATGCACCGATTATAGCTATTATTTTATTTTTGGCAGGGAGTGCTGAAATGCCGGTCATTCTGGTTGTACTTATTCAAATCATGTGTGGCGTTCACGTGGTGAAAACCGGGCAGGAACGTTATTGGTTATATCTTATCATTGGTTTACCGGGTATTGGTTGTGCGGTATATGCACTGGCAATTTTATTACCGGACCTGTTAGGCAGTCGCGATGGAAAACGGCTGATAGGCAAAGCTCAGGATAAAATGGATCCGGAGCGTCATGTGCGTATGCTGCGTGATGAACTGGTGATTACTGAAACCAGTCAAAACTATGTGCGTTTAGCGGATGAGCTGTTACGTATTGGCAGAGCGCAGGAAGCGGCGACAAATTATCAAAAAGCCTTAACCGGCATCTTCGTTCAGGACCCCGATATTTTAATTAAGCTGGCTCAGGCACAGTTTGATAATAACGATCCGGTCTCCTGTCAGAAAACTCTGGAAATATTAATTGATGCTAATCCTGATTATCGCTCTCAGGATGGTCATTTGCTGTATGCCAGATCGCTACAGCAAATCGGCGATCTTGATAAAGCAGAAGATGAATTCAGAGTATTGGTTGAGTACTACACCGGACCAGAAGCGCGTTTTCGTTATTACCAGTTACTGGTCGAGAAGGGCGATAAGCTGGAAGCTAAACATCAGCTGGAAACCATTGCCGTTATGGCCCGCCGCGCTAAACCGCACTATCGTAAAATGCATAAAGAATGGCTGACGAAAGTGAATCAGGAGTTGAAGGCGCTGGGGTAATGCTGGATTTTTTACTTAATGAAGTAGTCTGTAGTTGTGGTATGAGAATGCTGGTGTATTTGTTGGTTTCAGTGAATATTCCGGCCGTAAAAACTATATGTATATATCAGCACTGTGCTCGGCCGGGAAACAATCTGTACTTAAGCCCAGAGTGCGTTGGGCCTAGCCTGCCTAGGGGCGCTTCGTTGGCTTACGCCAAGTCGACCCCAACGGTAGTCTCTCCCAACGATTAAGTTTTTAAATGTTGTTTTAATAAAATAGCCCGCGATGCGGGCTATTTTGCTTTTATCTTATATCAGGCGAACCGTTTACGTCTTTGTCCCTCGGCGTCAGCCGCCCTTAACGCCGCCAGTACATTTTCGGGGGTAATCTCATGTGGTTCGTTATGGATGGTTTCTCCATGACTGCATGAGGCTTCAGCTACTTTCATCAAATCGTCATCGCTGACCTGTTTTAGTCCGATATCTTCCAGCGTAGTTGGCAGTCCGACATCACGGCAGAAGTTATACACCGTATTAATCACTTCGGGTTCCCGGTCGGTGAGCATTAGCATTGCCAGTGTGCCAAAGGCGACTTTCTCGCCGTGCCAGTAGCTGTGAGTTTGTGGCAACACGGTTAATCCATTATGAATAGCGTGTGCCGCAGCCAGACCGCCACTTTCGAAACCTAATCCGGAGAGCAGGGTATTAGCTTCAATAACGTGTTCCAGTGCCGGAGTGACCTGCTGTTGTTCGCAGGCGGATTTTGCCAACACACCATATTGCAACAAAGTGTCATAACATAAACGTGCCAGACCATAAGCTGACATAGGGCCAGGGCGGCCAGTCATATTGCCTGCCATTTTTATGCGGCAATCTTCTGCTTCAAACCAGGTTGCCAGCGCATCGCCAATACCAGAGACCAGAAAACGTACCGGTGCCTGTGCGATAATTTTTGAATCAACCAGTACCACATCAGGGTTACGAGGGATCATCATATAACGCTTGAATTTTCCTTCCTGAGTGTAAATCACCACTAAAGAGCTACAGGGTGCATCGGTAGAGGCCAGCGTAGGGACAATAGCAATAGGTAATTTAAGGAATGCGCCGGTTGCTTTAGCGGTATCCAGCGTTTTCCCACCGCCAATACCAACAATCACCTCAGCACCATAGTTTTGTGCTAATGCCGAAATACGATCGATCTCTTCATCAGAACATTCGCTGTTAAATACCTCAACCTGACAGGCGATTTTACCTTCCAGCGCTTTAGCAATATCACTGCCCAGCTTTTGATGAACGACGGGATCTTGCAGAATTAAAGCCTTCTGGCCTAAACGTGATAACTCATCACCCAAACATTTCTCAACAGCCCCGGAACCTTGTACATAGCGACCGGGGAAAATAGCAGTAGTAATCATTTTAGCTCCTTAATAGTGATAAAAATGGTTACCAATGCTTTTTGTTCTTTATATGGAACTAATGTTCTGTATGTAAGTATGTTCTTCCTGAAATTATTCTTCGTCAACTTCAGAATGATGAAAGTTGCGTCAGCTCACAGATATTCAACTTTGACAATTTACCCCATTGACTCTTTTATACAGCACGAGGAATATTGTTCTGTATATTGAATGTTTGTTCTATATACAGAACAAATTGCGTAACAATGAATAACAAACAACTAACGTACTCACGTTTTTTTATCATTTAGCGGTTGAACCAAGGAACATAGTAATGAGCACAGATTCAAGTAAACCTATTCCTAAAGGGCGCTGGATGC from Limnobaculum xujianqingii includes:
- a CDS encoding ABC-F family ATPase gives rise to the protein MLISNNITMQFGSKPLFENISVKFGGGNRYGLIGANGSGKSTFMKILGGDLAPSGGNVFLDPNERLGKLKQDQFAYEEYSVLDTVIMGHSELWQVKEERDRIYNLPEMSEEDGLKVADQEVQYGEMDGYTAESRAGELLLGVGIPVEQHYGPMSEVAPGWKLRVLLAQALFADPDILLLDEPTNNLDIDTIRWLEQTLNDRNSTMIIISHDRHFLNMVCTHMADLDYGELRVYPGNYDEYMTASTQARERLLADNAKKKAQINELQSFVSRFSANASKSRQATSRARQIDKIQLEEVKASSRQNPFIRFEQDKKLFRNALEVENLSKGYDGNAPLFKNINMMLEVGEKVAVLGTNGVGKTTLLKTLMGELTPDSGRLKWSENASIGYYAQDHASDFEIDMTVFDWMSLWMQPNDDEQSVRSVLGRLLFSQDDIKKSIKVLSGGEKGRMLFGKLMMTRPNILIMDEPTNHLDMESIESLNMALELYQGTLIFVSHDREFVSSLATRIIEITPEKVTDFSGNYDDYLRSQGINN
- a CDS encoding glycerol dehydrogenase — translated: MITTAIFPGRYVQGSGAVEKCLGDELSRLGQKALILQDPVVHQKLGSDIAKALEGKIACQVEVFNSECSDEEIDRISALAQNYGAEVIVGIGGGKTLDTAKATGAFLKLPIAIVPTLASTDAPCSSLVVIYTQEGKFKRYMMIPRNPDVVLVDSKIIAQAPVRFLVSGIGDALATWFEAEDCRIKMAGNMTGRPGPMSAYGLARLCYDTLLQYGVLAKSACEQQQVTPALEHVIEANTLLSGLGFESGGLAAAHAIHNGLTVLPQTHSYWHGEKVAFGTLAMLMLTDREPEVINTVYNFCRDVGLPTTLEDIGLKQVSDDDLMKVAEASCSHGETIHNEPHEITPENVLAALRAADAEGQRRKRFA